GGGTGAATTCGACCTCACGTAGGCGGGCTCACGTAGGCGTGCTCACGTGGGGCGGGCTCATGTAGGCGTGCTCATGTGGGGCGTGCCCACGTGGGGCGTGTCTCCCGGCATGCAGGACACGCCCCGGCCGGGGACACCAGGAGCGGCCCTGGTCAGGTGAGCACCACGCACCCTCTCTCCCGGAGCGCCAGGACCGGTTCCGCCCCGTCCGCCACGGAGTTCCAGCGCAGATCGAGCTTCTCCAGCGACGGCAGCTCCGCGATCCAGGGCGGCAGCACCGCGATCCGGTTGCCGCGCAGATCGATCCGGCGCAGCAGCGGCAGCGTGCGCAGCGCGTCGGGGACGTGGGGGAGGGCGTTGTCCCGCAGCTCCAGCACCCTCAGTTCGCGCAGCGCCGCCAGACTCCCGGGCAATGCCGTCAGCGCATTGCCGCCCAGCCACAGCTCCCGGAGCCGGCCGAGCCGCCCCAGCGACTCTGGGAGTTCGCTCAACTCCGCCTGCTGTGCGCGGAGTTCGACCAGCCCGGCCATCTCACCGAGCGTCGCCGGCAGCCGCCCGAGCGGATTCTCGCCGACGTTGAGATAGCCGAGCCGGTCCAGTCCGCCGAGAGTGTCCGGCAGTGCGGTGAGCCGGTTGTCGTGCAGATAGAGGAAGCGGGTCAGCCCGGTGAGCTCGCCGATCTCGTCGGGGACAGCTGTCAGGGAGTTGTGGCCGAGGTCGAGGGTGTGCAGCGCACGCAGCCGGCAGAGCGCCGCCGGGATCTCGGTCAGGGCGTTGTCGGCGAGGATCAGCACCTCCCGGTCCGCGCGCCGCCAGACCTCGGGCGGTACCGCACTCAGGCCCGCCTTCCAGAGGTTGAGGACGCGAGGACTGCCGGACTCGGGGCGGGACATGGGGCGAGGTTCCTTCCGGGGGAGGCGGTGCCGGATTCGCTACGGCCAGCCGAGCAGCTCGGGCAGCGGGGTGTCCGCTCCCGACCGGCGGCAGTCGAGCGGCTCGTGCGGCCTGCGGCCGGACAGCCAGGCCGCGAGATCGGTGAGCGGGCCGCTCACCGTCACCGTCGGCGCGTCCCCGGAACCGTACTGCCGTGACAGCGTGCCGTCCGTGGCCGTCACGACGAGGTGCAGCTCCGCGGGGACCCGGGGCGCCATGTGGTCC
This genomic stretch from Streptomyces nigrescens harbors:
- a CDS encoding leucine-rich repeat domain-containing protein, whose product is MSRPESGSPRVLNLWKAGLSAVPPEVWRRADREVLILADNALTEIPAALCRLRALHTLDLGHNSLTAVPDEIGELTGLTRFLYLHDNRLTALPDTLGGLDRLGYLNVGENPLGRLPATLGEMAGLVELRAQQAELSELPESLGRLGRLRELWLGGNALTALPGSLAALRELRVLELRDNALPHVPDALRTLPLLRRIDLRGNRIAVLPPWIAELPSLEKLDLRWNSVADGAEPVLALRERGCVVLT